From the genome of Edaphobacter dinghuensis, one region includes:
- a CDS encoding HAD family hydrolase gives MSNLSNTLLTHRLTTAEFHAAIYELSPSVAVFDCDGTLWSGDAGSSFMNWTIETGLVSREATDWIDRRYRGYKRGEVSEIAICGEMVQLYQGLREDEMRRAAKKFFASKIEQNIFPEMLELVTELQRRNVDIWAVSSTCDWVIEEGVRRFNIPANRVLAACVTVKDGLVTETICDVPTDEGKVASLARVGITKPDAVFGNSVHDAAMLAIARRAFPVNPTPALVERSTAEGWPVYYPASVAPSS, from the coding sequence TTGAGTAATCTAAGCAACACGCTATTGACCCACCGCCTCACCACCGCAGAGTTTCACGCCGCCATCTATGAGCTGTCCCCCTCTGTCGCCGTCTTCGACTGCGACGGAACGCTGTGGTCCGGCGATGCCGGGTCGTCCTTCATGAACTGGACCATCGAGACCGGGCTGGTCTCCCGCGAGGCGACCGACTGGATCGACCGCAGGTATCGCGGCTACAAGCGCGGCGAGGTCTCCGAGATCGCGATCTGCGGCGAGATGGTGCAGCTCTATCAGGGCCTGCGCGAAGACGAGATGCGCCGTGCGGCAAAGAAGTTCTTCGCAAGCAAGATCGAGCAGAACATCTTCCCCGAGATGCTGGAGCTGGTAACCGAGCTACAGCGCCGCAATGTGGATATCTGGGCCGTCAGCTCGACCTGCGATTGGGTCATCGAAGAGGGCGTCCGCCGCTTCAACATTCCGGCAAACCGTGTACTGGCAGCCTGCGTCACGGTCAAGGACGGTCTGGTGACCGAAACGATCTGCGATGTACCCACCGACGAGGGCAAGGTAGCGTCGCTCGCTCGCGTGGGAATCACCAAGCCGGACGCGGTCTTTGGCAATTCGGTACACGACGCCGCCATGCTGGCGATAGCGCGCCGGGCTTTCCCTGTAAATCCGACTCCAGCACTGGTTGAGCGCAGCACAGCCGAAGGCTGGCCTGTTTACTACCCGGCTTCGGTGGCACCTTCCAGCTAA
- a CDS encoding response regulator transcription factor, translated as MNRLILADNQAIFRAGAARVLAVEDDMRIVAQCENAEKLNTAIESFRAGILLLASSLRPDFQTLFARTKASCSRVILVAENSEHVADEIVVLLDGIVGRNVAGPELVDCVRRVARGQRFVQLANVTTMQGADSVGTRVRDRLTPKEMQIVALIVQGCKNKEIAAQLGTKEQVIKNYLRGIYDKTGVSDRLELALFTIHHRVLAEAAAKAGNLLQMKTA; from the coding sequence ATGAATCGACTTATTCTCGCTGATAATCAAGCGATCTTCCGGGCCGGGGCGGCACGTGTGCTCGCAGTAGAGGACGATATGCGTATCGTCGCGCAGTGCGAGAACGCGGAGAAGCTGAATACTGCGATTGAGAGCTTTCGAGCGGGGATACTGTTGCTGGCTTCGAGCCTTCGTCCGGACTTTCAGACTCTATTTGCCCGAACAAAGGCATCGTGCAGCCGGGTCATCCTCGTCGCCGAGAATTCAGAGCATGTCGCCGACGAGATCGTTGTCCTCCTCGACGGCATCGTGGGCCGCAACGTCGCCGGGCCGGAGCTGGTGGATTGTGTACGCCGGGTGGCCCGCGGCCAGCGTTTTGTGCAGCTTGCCAACGTCACCACCATGCAGGGCGCCGATAGTGTAGGAACACGCGTCCGCGACCGGTTGACCCCCAAGGAGATGCAGATCGTGGCGTTGATCGTCCAGGGCTGCAAAAACAAGGAGATCGCCGCCCAGCTCGGCACCAAAGAGCAGGTCATCAAGAACTATCTGCGCGGCATCTACGACAAGACCGGCGTCTCCGACCGGCTGGAGCTGGCACTGTTCACGATTCACCACCGGGTGCTGGCCGAGGCCGCAGCCAAGGCAGGGAACCTGCTCCAGATGAAGACCGCCTGA
- a CDS encoding TIGR03435 family protein: MPLIERFAVCLLVTASAFTQAQSFATIDVKPALSVEPQSMRVRVLPNGDLIGTSVNVITLINEGYDVPSNPSERLSNLPSWVYSEKYDIVAKASSGAKQLSSSNPNATKLIRDMFRQVLTDRFHLAMQVEDKSMPVYALVVAGNGPKLKRSTLADCIFDTAPDGCHSFVIGFGHPLNARAIDMDDLAHYIENWTDLPVVNRTALTGLYTVSTEGWRPMRLPPPPPNGAGDVDFTQLPNIDTILGRLGLGLRKQEEVLPIYKVEHIERPSGHR; the protein is encoded by the coding sequence ATGCCTCTGATCGAACGCTTTGCGGTCTGCCTACTTGTAACAGCGTCTGCCTTTACCCAGGCACAGTCATTCGCAACCATCGACGTGAAACCCGCCCTTTCGGTTGAACCGCAGAGCATGCGGGTAAGAGTTCTTCCTAACGGGGATCTGATAGGCACCTCGGTCAACGTGATAACGCTGATCAACGAAGGCTACGACGTTCCATCCAACCCATCTGAGCGGCTCTCCAATCTTCCTTCCTGGGTTTACAGCGAGAAATACGACATCGTGGCTAAGGCTTCTTCTGGCGCGAAGCAATTAAGTTCCTCCAACCCAAATGCAACGAAGCTAATCCGCGACATGTTTCGTCAGGTGCTTACGGATCGGTTCCACCTTGCGATGCAAGTCGAAGACAAAAGCATGCCGGTCTATGCTCTCGTCGTTGCCGGCAACGGCCCAAAGCTCAAGCGCTCAACCCTTGCTGACTGTATCTTCGATACAGCACCGGACGGTTGCCATAGCTTCGTCATAGGCTTCGGACATCCACTGAACGCCAGAGCAATCGATATGGACGATCTCGCTCACTACATCGAGAACTGGACCGACTTGCCGGTTGTCAACAGGACAGCGCTTACAGGGCTCTACACGGTGAGCACTGAGGGATGGCGCCCGATGCGGTTGCCGCCGCCACCGCCGAATGGTGCAGGAGACGTGGACTTCACACAGCTACCGAACATTGACACGATCCTGGGTAGGCTGGGGCTTGGACTTCGCAAGCAAGAGGAAGTTCTGCCCATCTACAAGGTGGAGCATATTGAGCGCCCATCTGGTCATCGGTAA
- a CDS encoding (deoxy)nucleoside triphosphate pyrophosphohydrolase: MRDSIRKLDERVETAPPKPLRLVVAALILREGAGGTEVFICQRKPDQPMSLKWEFPGGKIEPGEGPEEALVRELNEELGISAKIGQRVAQVRHKYRNGGAVDLQFFVVKEFQGPMVNRIFNDMRWVSLASLPGYDFLAADLGLIRDLSEGKLL, translated from the coding sequence GTGAGAGATTCGATTCGTAAGCTGGATGAACGTGTTGAGACGGCGCCCCCCAAGCCTTTGAGGCTGGTGGTCGCGGCGCTGATCCTGCGTGAAGGCGCGGGCGGCACCGAGGTGTTCATCTGCCAGCGCAAACCCGACCAGCCCATGAGCCTGAAGTGGGAGTTCCCCGGCGGCAAGATCGAACCCGGCGAAGGCCCCGAAGAGGCCCTGGTGCGCGAGCTGAACGAGGAGCTGGGCATCTCGGCAAAGATCGGCCAGCGCGTAGCCCAAGTTCGACACAAGTATCGCAACGGCGGCGCGGTCGACCTTCAGTTCTTCGTGGTGAAGGAGTTTCAGGGGCCGATGGTCAACCGTATCTTCAACGATATGCGCTGGGTGTCGCTGGCCTCCTTGCCCGGATACGACTTTCTCGCCGCCGACCTCGGCCTGATTCGAGACCTGTCGGAAGGCAAACTGCTCTAA
- the lolA gene encoding outer membrane lipoprotein chaperone LolA — translation MLKKTVLTLFVCCATHLFAQDNAALIHKVDDHYNHLSSLRAHYTEHYTGMGMDRTESGTLLLKKPGRMRWNYDKPVGKVFVLDGKYAWFYTPGDPQAQRVPAKELDDLRSPLRFLLGHTQLQKELDHLTVTPDGSNFKITGVPKGMEQRVKALTLGVTATGTIEQMQIEELDGSVTAFSFSGIEENIPVKGEDFIFHPPAGVTIVNGLPPI, via the coding sequence ATGCTGAAGAAGACTGTTCTCACGCTGTTCGTCTGCTGCGCCACGCACCTGTTCGCGCAGGACAACGCCGCGCTGATCCACAAGGTGGACGATCACTACAACCATCTCAGCTCCCTGCGTGCTCACTACACCGAGCACTACACCGGCATGGGCATGGATCGTACCGAATCGGGAACTCTGTTGCTCAAAAAGCCGGGCCGCATGCGCTGGAACTACGACAAGCCAGTCGGCAAGGTCTTCGTGCTCGACGGCAAGTACGCCTGGTTCTATACGCCGGGCGACCCCCAGGCCCAGCGAGTCCCAGCCAAAGAGCTGGACGACCTGCGCTCTCCCCTGCGCTTCCTGCTCGGCCACACCCAACTGCAAAAAGAGCTGGACCACCTGACCGTCACACCCGATGGCTCCAATTTCAAGATCACCGGCGTCCCCAAAGGCATGGAGCAGCGAGTCAAAGCGCTGACGCTGGGCGTGACCGCAACCGGAACCATCGAGCAGATGCAGATCGAAGAGCTCGACGGATCGGTAACAGCATTTTCTTTTAGCGGAATAGAAGAAAATATTCCAGTAAAAGGTGAGGATTTTATCTTCCACCCTCCCGCTGGCGTAACCATCGTAAACGGACTTCCCCCAATCTAA
- a CDS encoding sensor histidine kinase codes for MSNPSQLVQTKTSGKISDEIFAKLRNISILSTLTDEELRCLEGAEVIRLEKDEVLVRQGEVAHYFWILLDGELRLLQSVPEGKEMNLAPITSGTAFGEVPLLSNTPNLVSVRAKDAAELLQFDEEAFWKLMTSCPGVRKAILGNMAMRIQKLQSIAVQQEKMASLGTLAAGLMHELNNPGAAARRAASQLRENLLRMHELSAKFSKTELSNEQKQCIFDLQEHALAAKQPLHLNSLEQSDAEEALAEWMEEANIENAWKMAPTLVSIGIDAKELKCAREEFPDATLSDALGWLAALVSSMQLVATIEESIGRVSDLVLAVKSYAYEGKGQRQQVDINKSIHATLLILGHKFREKEIVVEKELASELPVFQAQCSGLNQIWTNLLDNAIDAASPQGHIKVRTWVEKTLNDGRPEICISISDNGSGIPTECQAHIFDPFYTTKPIGVGTGIGLGIVHRIVEQNGGVIRFASEPGNTEFVVRLPIDNPPPQEQAS; via the coding sequence ATGAGCAATCCATCCCAACTCGTCCAGACAAAAACAAGCGGCAAGATCAGCGATGAAATCTTTGCCAAACTCCGCAACATCTCCATCCTGTCAACCCTGACCGATGAAGAGCTACGCTGCCTCGAAGGTGCAGAGGTGATCCGGCTGGAGAAAGATGAGGTGCTTGTGCGACAGGGTGAGGTTGCTCATTATTTTTGGATTCTGCTCGACGGCGAACTGCGCCTGCTTCAATCGGTCCCCGAAGGCAAGGAGATGAACCTCGCTCCCATCACCAGCGGAACCGCCTTCGGCGAGGTGCCGCTGCTCTCGAATACGCCGAACCTGGTTAGCGTTCGCGCCAAGGATGCGGCTGAGCTGCTTCAGTTTGATGAAGAGGCTTTCTGGAAGCTGATGACCTCCTGCCCCGGCGTACGCAAGGCCATCCTCGGAAACATGGCCATGCGCATCCAGAAGTTGCAGAGCATCGCGGTGCAGCAGGAGAAGATGGCCTCTCTCGGCACACTCGCCGCCGGTCTGATGCACGAGTTGAACAATCCGGGAGCAGCAGCCCGCCGCGCTGCCTCTCAGCTTCGCGAAAACCTATTGCGCATGCACGAGCTCTCCGCGAAGTTCAGCAAGACCGAGCTGAGCAACGAGCAGAAGCAGTGCATCTTCGATCTGCAGGAACATGCGCTCGCCGCCAAGCAGCCGCTGCATCTCAACTCGCTCGAGCAGAGCGACGCCGAAGAAGCACTCGCCGAATGGATGGAAGAGGCCAACATCGAGAACGCCTGGAAGATGGCGCCGACACTGGTCTCGATTGGCATCGACGCCAAGGAATTAAAGTGCGCGCGCGAAGAGTTCCCGGATGCGACGCTCTCTGACGCGCTGGGCTGGCTGGCTGCTCTCGTCTCGAGCATGCAACTGGTCGCGACCATCGAAGAGAGCATCGGCCGCGTCTCCGACCTTGTACTCGCAGTGAAGTCTTACGCCTACGAAGGCAAGGGACAACGGCAGCAGGTCGATATCAACAAGAGCATTCATGCAACGCTGCTCATCCTCGGCCATAAATTTCGCGAGAAAGAGATCGTGGTCGAAAAAGAGCTTGCCTCCGAGCTTCCCGTATTTCAGGCGCAGTGCTCCGGGCTCAATCAGATCTGGACTAACCTTCTCGACAATGCCATCGATGCCGCTTCGCCTCAGGGTCATATTAAAGTGCGCACATGGGTCGAGAAAACGCTTAATGACGGACGTCCCGAGATCTGCATCAGCATCAGCGACAACGGCAGCGGCATCCCGACCGAATGCCAGGCACACATCTTCGATCCCTTCTATACAACCAAGCCGATCGGCGTCGGCACCGGCATCGGCCTTGGAATCGTTCATCGCATCGTCGAACAAAATGGCGGCGTCATTCGTTTCGCCTCTGAACCCGGTAACACCGAGTTTGTTGTTCGCCTTCCGATCGACAATCCTCCCCCGCAGGAACAAGCCAGCTAA
- a CDS encoding FAD-dependent oxidoreductase → MPKPILLAIDDDTSVLEAVVQDLRRHYGQSYRIVRAASGAAALDISRQLLERKDTVALFLSDQRMPGMTGVDFLQQALVLYPDAKRVLLTAYADTEAAIRAINSAKIHYYLNKPWDPPEEKLYPVLDDLLEAWKQGYKPPFEGIRVVGMRWSPADHAVRDFLSRNRIPYQWLNPDAHPEALPLLKEKGIDDAKLPVVLFGDGTALVQPSTIDLAQKLGIPTQAQQEFYDVVVVGAGPAGLAAGVYGASEGLRTLIVEPNAVGGQAGSSSKIENYLGFPSGISGDELAKRAFLQAGRLGAEFLLQQVTCIRSENRYHIVTMKDGREVTCHVCLIATGVSYCKLDIPGCDQFNGAGVYYGAALTEAMSCAGEVVYIVGGANSAGQAAMHFSRYASEVHMLVRATSLEKSMSKYLIDQIKATPNIIVETETEVIGMSGDDHLECLMLKTPRGEEARHSSSLFIFIGAAPKTDWLPKELACDSKGFILAGPELKAKSASSWTLDREPYLLETSVPGIFVAGDVRYNSVKRCASAVGEGSIAIQFVHQYLATL, encoded by the coding sequence ATGCCAAAGCCAATTCTGCTCGCTATCGATGACGACACCAGCGTACTGGAAGCAGTCGTCCAGGATCTGCGCCGCCACTACGGTCAAAGCTACCGTATCGTCCGTGCTGCCTCCGGCGCGGCCGCGCTCGATATCAGCCGCCAGCTTCTGGAGCGCAAGGATACTGTAGCCCTCTTCCTATCGGACCAGAGAATGCCGGGAATGACCGGCGTCGATTTTCTCCAGCAGGCGCTCGTACTCTATCCCGATGCCAAGCGCGTATTGCTGACGGCCTACGCCGATACCGAGGCGGCGATTCGGGCCATTAATTCTGCAAAAATTCACTACTACCTCAACAAGCCGTGGGACCCTCCCGAAGAGAAGCTCTACCCGGTGCTGGACGATCTGCTCGAGGCATGGAAGCAGGGCTACAAGCCACCGTTTGAGGGTATCCGGGTGGTGGGCATGCGCTGGTCACCCGCTGACCATGCCGTGCGCGACTTCCTCTCGCGCAATCGTATTCCCTACCAGTGGCTGAACCCCGACGCTCATCCTGAGGCGTTGCCGCTGCTCAAGGAAAAAGGAATCGACGATGCCAAGTTGCCGGTTGTCCTTTTTGGCGACGGAACGGCACTGGTGCAGCCGTCGACAATCGACCTGGCGCAAAAGCTCGGCATCCCCACCCAGGCACAGCAGGAGTTCTACGATGTCGTTGTCGTAGGAGCGGGACCGGCTGGACTGGCGGCTGGCGTCTACGGAGCCTCTGAAGGACTGCGAACCTTGATCGTCGAGCCTAATGCGGTCGGCGGACAGGCCGGCTCCAGCTCCAAGATCGAAAACTACCTCGGCTTCCCTTCCGGCATCAGCGGCGACGAGCTGGCGAAACGCGCCTTTTTGCAGGCTGGACGTCTCGGTGCTGAGTTCCTTCTGCAGCAGGTCACCTGCATCCGCTCGGAGAACCGCTATCACATCGTGACGATGAAGGACGGCCGCGAGGTGACGTGTCATGTGTGCCTGATTGCAACGGGCGTCTCATACTGCAAGCTGGACATCCCCGGATGCGACCAGTTCAACGGAGCAGGCGTCTATTACGGTGCGGCGCTTACCGAGGCGATGTCCTGTGCGGGCGAGGTCGTCTACATCGTCGGCGGAGCGAACTCGGCGGGTCAGGCGGCGATGCACTTTTCGCGCTACGCCTCAGAGGTTCACATGCTGGTGCGTGCTACCTCGCTTGAAAAGAGCATGTCAAAGTATCTGATCGATCAGATCAAGGCTACGCCGAACATCATCGTCGAGACTGAGACCGAGGTCATCGGTATGTCGGGAGACGACCATCTCGAGTGCCTGATGCTGAAGACGCCCCGGGGAGAAGAAGCGCGCCACTCAAGCTCCCTGTTCATCTTCATCGGAGCTGCACCCAAGACCGACTGGCTGCCCAAGGAGCTTGCCTGCGACAGCAAGGGATTCATCCTCGCCGGTCCGGAGCTGAAGGCGAAGTCGGCTTCTTCATGGACGCTCGATCGTGAACCCTATTTGCTAGAGACAAGCGTACCCGGTATCTTTGTCGCCGGTGATGTTCGCTACAACTCAGTGAAACGATGCGCTTCCGCCGTTGGCGAAGGCTCGATCGCAATCCAGTTCGTGCACCAGTATCTTGCAACACTTTAA
- the pruA gene encoding L-glutamate gamma-semialdehyde dehydrogenase: MIAPAQDATEVTARSAQAPFVNEEFVDFTLGENRRAMQEALAEVGSQLGRGYDLVIGGRRIRTEGKIISSNPAQPKQVVGIHSKAGLEHVQLAIDAAQSAFQGWSRQTPVDRAGLLFRAATLIRERKFEFCAWLVYEVGKNWGEADADVGETIDFLEFYGREALRLAGATTPIQFPGERNQLRYLPLGVGAVIPPWNFPFAIMAGMTAAAIVCGNTVVLKPSEDAPTIAARFMSLLEEAGLPDGVVNFCPGARVEFGAALVEHPQTRFIAFTGSKAVGLQIHERAARTQPGQHFIKRTILEMGGKDSIVVDNDCDLDAAVQGVVASAFGFNGQKCSACSRVIVDAGIYDTFCDRLQAKVADIKTGNPVENAYTGPVVNEKAYKKVIGYLDIAKTEGAILNGGGAIETPEGGYYIAPTVVRDVAPTARIAQEEIFGPVLAVIRSQSFDEALAIANNTEYGLTGAIYSNSQANLDRAQNEFHVGNLYLNRKCTGAMVGAHPFGGFNMSGTDSKAGGPDYLLLFTQAQSIAEKMS; encoded by the coding sequence ATGATCGCCCCTGCACAGGATGCCACTGAAGTTACCGCCCGTTCGGCCCAGGCCCCGTTCGTCAACGAAGAGTTTGTGGACTTCACCCTGGGAGAGAACCGCCGCGCCATGCAGGAGGCGCTGGCCGAAGTGGGCAGCCAGCTCGGCCGCGGCTACGACCTCGTCATCGGCGGGCGACGCATACGGACAGAAGGCAAGATTATCTCCAGCAATCCGGCCCAGCCGAAGCAGGTCGTCGGCATCCACTCGAAGGCGGGCCTGGAACATGTCCAACTGGCGATCGACGCCGCCCAGAGTGCCTTTCAGGGCTGGAGCCGCCAGACGCCGGTCGACCGGGCAGGGCTCCTCTTCCGTGCCGCTACACTCATCCGCGAGCGTAAGTTCGAGTTCTGCGCGTGGCTGGTCTACGAGGTGGGTAAGAACTGGGGCGAGGCCGACGCCGATGTGGGCGAGACCATCGATTTCCTCGAGTTCTACGGACGCGAGGCGTTGCGTCTCGCCGGTGCGACCACTCCCATCCAGTTTCCCGGCGAGCGCAACCAGCTTCGCTACCTGCCGCTCGGCGTCGGCGCGGTCATCCCGCCCTGGAACTTCCCCTTCGCCATTATGGCGGGCATGACAGCAGCGGCCATCGTCTGTGGCAACACGGTGGTGCTCAAGCCGTCGGAGGATGCGCCTACTATCGCTGCGCGATTTATGAGCCTGCTCGAAGAGGCTGGCTTGCCTGATGGCGTCGTCAACTTCTGTCCCGGCGCAAGGGTGGAGTTCGGCGCAGCGCTCGTCGAACATCCACAGACGCGCTTCATCGCCTTTACCGGATCGAAGGCCGTCGGCTTGCAGATCCACGAGCGTGCCGCCCGCACCCAGCCCGGCCAGCACTTCATCAAGCGCACGATCCTCGAGATGGGCGGCAAGGACTCGATCGTCGTCGATAATGATTGCGATCTCGACGCAGCCGTCCAGGGGGTAGTGGCAAGCGCCTTCGGCTTCAATGGTCAGAAGTGCTCCGCCTGCTCGCGCGTGATCGTCGATGCCGGCATTTATGACACCTTTTGCGATCGTCTGCAGGCCAAGGTAGCAGACATCAAAACCGGCAATCCGGTAGAGAACGCCTACACAGGCCCGGTCGTTAACGAGAAGGCTTATAAAAAGGTGATTGGCTATCTCGATATCGCAAAGACCGAGGGAGCCATCCTCAACGGCGGCGGCGCTATCGAGACACCCGAGGGTGGATACTACATTGCTCCTACTGTGGTTCGAGATGTTGCCCCCACCGCCCGTATCGCGCAGGAAGAGATCTTCGGGCCGGTGCTTGCCGTCATTCGATCGCAGAGCTTCGACGAAGCACTCGCCATTGCCAACAACACCGAGTACGGACTGACCGGAGCCATCTACTCCAACTCGCAGGCAAACCTGGACCGGGCGCAAAACGAGTTCCACGTCGGCAACCTGTATCTGAACCGGAAGTGCACAGGCGCGATGGTGGGGGCGCATCCCTTCGGCGGCTTCAACATGAGCGGCACCGACTCCAAGGCCGGAGGCCCTGATTATCTGTTGCTGTTCACGCAGGCGCAGAGCATCGCTGAAAAGATGTCTTAG